The Acetomicrobium flavidum genome window below encodes:
- the xseA gene encoding exodeoxyribonuclease VII large subunit, with product MSREAPLLNDFAKRIEIFSVDELTLYIKDLLENDLLLKSIAVRGEIIEIKHHSSGHVYFSLGSKQSRLSCVMFRSSANYVPLWPQAGDEVVVEGSIGVYPPQGTYQLYARNILPLGKGAQMRAKEELKKRLEKEGLFDPRIKRKLPTFPERVGVVTSKTGAAVKDVIKVAKKRFPQCEIYIFPTLVQGIEAPQDIARAMRLAATKELDVVLLVRGGGSRDDLTPFDDERVVRCIRACPFPVVTGIGHEIDRTLSDYAADAYAPTPSAAAEKVFPDRREIYKQILHIKARLISLTAHRYQDAFNLCERQLARLQNTVKNLYLHPSDLKLTQKSQALRQGIDRIIAEAKERLAHAAASLDALSPLKSISRGWITCLSEEEEIVTSLSQIDIGDKVFLCMVDGRAQAEIKSLHPKGE from the coding sequence ATGTCGAGGGAAGCGCCCCTGCTTAACGATTTCGCCAAAAGGATCGAGATATTCTCTGTCGACGAATTGACCCTTTACATTAAAGATTTGTTGGAAAATGATCTTTTACTCAAAAGCATCGCGGTAAGGGGAGAAATCATAGAGATCAAACACCACAGCAGTGGTCACGTCTACTTTTCCCTGGGCAGTAAACAATCCCGCTTGTCTTGCGTGATGTTTAGAAGCAGCGCCAACTACGTGCCGCTTTGGCCACAGGCCGGGGATGAAGTGGTGGTAGAAGGAAGCATTGGAGTTTACCCACCTCAGGGTACATATCAGTTGTACGCTCGAAATATACTGCCCTTAGGCAAGGGAGCTCAAATGAGGGCGAAGGAAGAGCTCAAAAAGAGGCTTGAAAAGGAAGGTCTGTTCGATCCTAGAATAAAAAGAAAGCTCCCCACCTTCCCTGAGAGGGTAGGGGTGGTGACGTCCAAGACGGGAGCCGCTGTTAAGGACGTAATAAAGGTGGCTAAAAAACGCTTTCCCCAATGCGAGATATACATATTTCCCACGTTAGTGCAGGGAATCGAAGCGCCTCAAGATATAGCAAGGGCCATGAGATTGGCTGCAACCAAGGAGCTTGACGTGGTGCTACTGGTGAGAGGCGGCGGGAGTCGAGACGATTTGACCCCCTTTGACGATGAAAGGGTCGTGAGGTGCATTAGGGCCTGTCCATTTCCCGTCGTAACCGGAATAGGTCACGAGATAGACAGAACCTTATCCGATTATGCGGCCGACGCTTATGCGCCCACTCCATCTGCCGCTGCAGAAAAGGTCTTTCCCGATCGCAGAGAGATCTATAAACAGATACTGCACATAAAGGCAAGGCTAATCTCGCTAACAGCTCATAGATACCAAGACGCCTTCAACCTATGCGAGAGACAACTTGCCAGGCTGCAGAACACGGTAAAGAACTTATATCTGCATCCTTCGGACCTTAAATTAACTCAAAAATCACAGGCTCTTCGACAGGGTATAGATAGGATCATTGCCGAAGCAAAAGAGAGGCTAGCCCATGCTGCTGCTTCTTTAGATGCCCTGTCTCCTCTGAAGTCCATATCAAGGGGATGGATTACCTGCCTGTCGGAAGAGGAAGAGATAGTGACTTCGCTATCTCAAATTGACATAGGAGACAAGGTATTCCTATGCATGGTAGACGGAAGGGCCCAAGCCGAAATAAAGTCCTTACATCCAAAGGGAGAATAA
- the nusB gene encoding transcription antitermination factor NusB, with protein MSLLQQQRRRAREIALQLLYALDMRDDQTPDEAISLFPSEGESEEVLRYATWLVRGIWEKRIEIDNLIRMHITGWRPERMVTVDLEAIRLALFEGLYSKIVPIPVAISEAIELAKRFGTENSGKFVNGVLGKIVRSLAEGEGKDVEGSAPA; from the coding sequence TTGTCTTTGCTACAACAGCAGCGACGAAGGGCTAGAGAAATAGCCTTACAGTTGTTATATGCCTTAGATATGAGAGACGATCAAACCCCTGATGAGGCCATCTCTCTTTTTCCCTCTGAGGGGGAATCCGAGGAAGTCTTGAGATACGCTACTTGGCTGGTAAGGGGTATATGGGAGAAGAGAATAGAGATTGACAACCTCATAAGAATGCATATAACGGGCTGGCGTCCTGAGCGGATGGTCACTGTAGACCTGGAGGCTATAAGGTTAGCTCTTTTTGAGGGCCTATACAGCAAGATTGTGCCCATACCCGTAGCGATTTCTGAAGCAATAGAGCTGGCCAAGCGTTTCGGCACGGAAAATTCAGGGAAGTTCGTAAACGGCGTATTGGGAAAGATCGTGAGATCCCTTGCCGAAGGAGAGGGTAAGGATGTCGAGGGAAGCGCCCCTGCTTAA